From Pirellulales bacterium:
CCGCGGCTCCCTCCGCGACCCGCCACGCATCGCATACAGTGGCCAAGGCACGCACCCTCTTGCGTGAATCCATTACAACCGATGAGTTGCGCGGCGTGATTGACTTTTTGGCGGATGACGCCCTCGAGGGACGCGACGCCGGATCGGCCGGGGGACGCGCCGCCAGTTCCTATTTGATTCAGCAATGCCAGCGCCTCAAACTGCGGCCCGCGGGAACGGATGGGCGTTACGATCAGCCGTTTGACGGCGGAATGCGGAATGTGCTGGCTGTGCTACCCGGCGCCGACCCCGAGGTGCGCGACGAATATGTGGTATTAGGCGCGCATTATGACCATGTGGGCTATGGAAATCGCAAAAATAGCAACGGCCCCATTGGCTACATTCATAACGGGGCCGATGACAACGCCAGCGGCGTGGCCAGCGTGCTGGAGGTTGTCCAGGGATTGGCGGAACTTCCCCAGCCCCCGCGACGCTCCATCTTGCTAGCCTTTTGGGATGGGGAGGAAATCAATTTGCTGGGGTCAAAACATTGGCTGGCTAATCCGACAATTCCCTTACGCGCCCTCAAAGCCAGCGTCAATATCGACATGGTGGGCCGCCTGCGAGATGACCGGGTCGAAGTTTATGGCACTCGCACCGCCCGTGGTTGGCGCAAATTGATCTGCCAGGCCAATCAAGCCGCCGACGCAGAACTGCTGCTCGACTTTACCTGGGAAATGAAAGCCGACAGCGACCATCACCCCTTTTATGCCGCGGGAATTCCCGTGGTAATGCTGCATACCGGCCTGCATGATGATTACCACCGCCCCAGCGATGACACGGACAAGCTGAATTATAAAGGTATGGAACGCGTCACTGAACACCTGGCCGAGGTCGTATGGCAATTGGCCAATGAGTTGCCAATCAGCGAGTTTCGCTCCGAATCCCGCGAAGAACGCCCCGCGCAGCAGGCTAAACTGGAACGCCCGCTGCCACCGCTCCCGGGTCGACTGGGCCTTAGCTGGAAGGAAAATAGTGATTTTTCCCGGGGTTTAACAATCGCCCAGGTCGCTCCCAAGGGACCCGCCGCGCAGGCGGGTCTGACCGCGGGAGGAGTGCTGCACACCTGGAACGGCGAGCCGATCAGCTCGACTGAGGATTTTTTGCGGCAGGTTTTTACCGCGCCGCGTGAGGTGACCGTGACGTGGACGCCCTTACCCGTACCGACTAAGGAACCTGCGGCAAAGGCGGATACCCCTCCCCCCCCCTCCGCCGTGCCCCAAACAGTTGTAATCACCCTGGTCGGCGATCCCGTTCACTGGGGACTGACTTGGCGCGTGGATAGCGCGGAACCGGAAAGCTTATTGATCAACCGGGTCATTCCTTTTTCGCCCGCGGCGCTGGCGGGGATCCAGGCCGGAGATCGAATTTACGCCGTAAATGACCAGGCCGTGGAGGGCTCGGACTGGTTTGAAAAGCAACTCGACCAGCCGGAATTAGAGTTTACAATCGAGCGCGCGGGAAAATTCCTGCTGAAAAAAGTTACCGCTTGGCCGTAAATGTCACTGGCGCGTTGTAAAAAACGCATGTTTATGTTGAGCAGGCCAGCCGCTGGGTTTCCCCCGGGATTTTTGCCACTCTTTTTCCCTCCCTGGTGGTCGTTCCTGCTAACGCCCACATGATCTACAGTTTGCGCAAAAAGTCCCAGGTATAAAGCCCAGTGTTGTGGCCGTCGGACCACGTGATGCGCAAGGCGTAGTTGCCCACGAGTTGGGCGTCCTGGATTGTGATTTGCGGATCAACCAGAGCGGGATTTAATATCCGCCGTCCCGTATGTTCATCCACGCAGGCGGCGCATTGGCAGGCAATCCGCAAGTCATAAAAGGCATACTCGCGGCAGGCGGCTTGATCCCAGATAATCCGCATTTGCCGTTCCGCGCGCAAAACCTGGATATCCGACGGGGGTGTTGGAGCGGGGGGTGGGGGTATGTTATTCATATGGCGGCTTGGTGCATTCTAATCGAACCGCCCCATCTGGTGGTGGCGGCTTCCTTGTTGATCCGCTGGGCATGTGTTATTCTACCACGTTTATTGGAATTCTTGCAGCTTTCTCACCCAATAATCACAATGCAGCAGCTTGCCGTACAGATTGCCGCCGCCACGCAGTTTATCCGTTCCGCCTGGCCAGCTCGCCCGACCGCGGGGATCATTTTAGGTACCGGTCTGGGAAATTTTACCAGTGAAATGCGCATTGAGGCGGAAATCCCGTATGAAACCATCCCCCATTTTCCTCGTTCAACGGCAATGGGACACAAAGGGCAACTGGTGTGCGGTACGGTCGAGGGGGTCCCCGTGGTAACGATGGAAGGGCGGTTTCACGCCTACGAAGGGTATGATCAATCACAGATCACCCTTCCCGTGCGGGTCATGCGGGAACTGGGAATATCCCTATTAATTATTAGCAACGCCAGCGGCGGACTGAACCCCCACTATTGTCCGGGCGAGATCATGTTGATCGAGGATCACATCAATCTGATGCTGGGACAAAACCCCCTGTTTGGCGTGAATGATGATCGCCTAGGCCCGCGGTTTCCCGACATGAGTCGGCCTTATGACCCCGGATTAATCGAGCTGGCGTTGGAGATTGCCCGGCGGGAAAACTTTGTCGCGCACCGCGGGGTGTACGTCTCCTTGACGGGACCGAATTATGAGACGGCGGCGGAGTATCGATTACTGCGGCTAATCGGGGGGGATGTGGTGGGAATGTCCACGGTGCCCGAGACGATCACCGCCGTGCATGCAGGGCTGCGGGTGCTGGCGCTATCCACGGTAACCAACGTGGCCAACCCGAACGCACTTTGCCAGACCGATGGCGCGGATGTCGTGGCCGCGGCCAGCCAGGCGGGACCAAACCTGGCCAAGATCGTAAGGGGGGTACTAAAACGATATTCGGTGGATACGGTGTGACTTACTTTGGTTGTGCCTCTTTTTGCTCTTCCGCGTTCAGCAGGCGGTAACGAATATCTTTAAGCGCGGCGGTGGTTTTCCAACTGGTCAGGCCCAGGGGCTTGCTAAGGAACATTTCATTGCGGATGGACAGTTTGGCCCCGCGAATATCTTTGTCGACGACCTCTTTGTCATCGATCCAGGCGGTGATCCGTTCCGGCAACACCCGCAGGCGGATTTTATACCAGGTCTGCGACTTTAGCTCTTGATGGCTGGATGTGTCATTCTCTGACGCATCATAGCCGTTGATGCTAGAGAGCCCCACCAAATTTCCCCCCCAACCGCCGATGATCAGCGTGCAAGGGCTATCCTGGACGGGAAAAGTCAGTCCGCAAAAAAAGTCGTTCCCTTCGACCCGCATGGCGGAAAGGGCGATTTCATAATTGGCCTTGGGAAAATCCGCCGTGTACGTCGCCCCCGTCGCGCCATTGCCAAAATTGAGCAGCAATTGCCCATCTTTGACCTCCACTTCGCCCTGAGCGCCAAAATCCGGAGCCTTCCAGTCCTTGAGTGTTTTGCCGTCAAACAGACTTTTCCATTCCGGTTCGGCGGCGTTCACGACCAGCGCGGACCCCCTTGCCAGGAGACACAGGCACAGGAACAAAGCGACAGAGCGCATAAATCAACCCTTTGAATTTAAACCAGGAAAGCAGACCAAGCTCTGGCTGTATCATGCCCGCTGCAATCATCCCCCGCAAGCATTTTTTACAGAATTACCAAAGTGTTTTTCCCACGCAAAGCGCTATGGAGATAGTGCCGAACTCAACTGACGAGAGAGAATTTCGTTGTTTCCTAAAAAAAAGCCAGACGTTTAGCGGTTACCATTCTGACTGAAATTTTGGCAGCGTACGGAAAGAGATGAATAATTTTCGCTACCGTCGGCGAATTTTTTGCGAAAAATCCTCATCATGCCGGTGCCGATACGCCAATTCATTGATCCGGGCGGAAGCCTGGACTTCGGCAAAGGGACGACGATTGTCAATCAGGCCCAAATCATAGGCCAGTCGCGGCGAATGCGCGGGCAACAGCGTTTCGGTCCCATAGCGAATGAGGTTCGGGCGCAACTCATTGACATGTCGGACAATATTGGTGGTGCAGTTATTGGTCAACGTGTTATAAAATTCCGGCTCATCGGCCAGTTGATTCGCTCGCCGCAGCATATTTTCAAACATTTTGCGGGCTTGTGCGGGAGTGGCTTTGGTCGGATACAAATACACATCCACCAGCCGCGCCGTCGTCCGCAAATTGATCAGATCGCGCTCGTCCCCCACCACGTATTGCAGTTCATACTGGTTAAAGAGCGCTTTCAGCGGATCATAGGTCTCGGTCGCCTCGATCCGCACTTCCGCCGAAATACAGACATACCGCTCACCGCCAAAGCCAAAACTGACCATCACATGGGCCAGGTCCGGCAGGTCGGCGAAGGGCACCACGATCAGATCCACCGTATCCAGTTTGCGCAGGTCAAACGTCGCATCATAATACTCCAGCTCAATCCGGCTTTCATCCGGCTGCGTGAACCGAGCGTTGCGAATATTATGAACCGTGACCAAGTCCCCTTGAAAATCGGCCGTGGCCAGTTGCGACAACGCGGGGACCCAGGCGCGCTCATTGCTGGGAACCAGGGCTTTGCAACCGCAGACAGTTAAGAAATAGCACAACCACAGCACTATTCCACGACCCATGTAGCAGGGCGCGGGCTGGGAACGCGGTCTAGCCGTGGGATAAAACAAACTGCTTTGCACTAAATTTACCGCCAACCGGGACAAACCATTCCAAAGCAGGAATAGCTTTTTAATAATGATTCAGCGGCAAATAAATAACAAAACGTGGCGATTTTTCCAAGCCAACTCTTGCTAGCAGAGAATGCAGTGGGGGAGCGGCATGGACATGCTAGCAGACAATTAGGCGAGCCATTTCAATTTTACATGCCCCCCATCTTCAGCTTATCCAATCCTTTTTGGGCCTCTTGGCCAGCCTCGGTATCGGCAAAGTCACGGGCGAGCGCCTCCATCCCCTTGAGTCCCCGGGAATTGGACGCTTGGCTGGGTGCGTTGAGTTGCTTCATATATTCCTCGAATTTTTTCTGGGCACTCAATTCTTTTTGAATTTCTTTCTCCTTTTTCATCTTATTAGCCATCGTGACCGCCGCTTGGGCTTCATCCAAACCTTGAAAGTCGCGTCCCAATCCCATCAAAGCCTTGTAAGCGGGCCATTTATTTCCGGCCTGATAATCCTCCTTTGCCGCGGTAAACTGCTGATTAAAGTCATTCAAGATGATCTCCCCCAGCGGTTTAAGGGCCGATTTGTCAGCTTCTTTTTTTGCCTGCTTGCGGGCTAGATTAAATCGGGCGACCGCCTCGGGCATATTGCCAACTTCCAGGCTCAGCCAGAGGGGTTTTAGTTCGGCGGCAATCCCGGCGGGATCGATTTTCCATTTAGCCTCGCCCACCAGGCCATCCACAACCGCGGTCAAATTGTTAGGGTCGGCGGGAATGACCCCGCCATTCGGAGTAATCACCCGACACTGGTAGATATTTTGCAAACTGATTTCAGAATTTAGCAGCGACTTTTCATAACTGCGATCCAGATCAACAATGGCCGGCCACTTGACGCCGACTTCCTTTAAATATCCGGCCACCGCCGCTGGCGCGTTGCCGGAATTGACCGCCACAAACAAGACCGGCTTATCACGATACTTGTCTGCCTGTTGCAGCCGATTGGGCCAGGCTCCTTTGCATTTGGGGCAATCTTCTTCATAAAAATACAAAACCACGACTTTCCCCTTTAGACCTTCCATCGTCAAGGGACTGGTGTTGAGCCACAACTTGGGGAATTCAATTGCCGTCTCCTGGGCCCAGCCGGGGACTGCCGAAAACAAACAACCGCAAATCAGTACCAAGCAGGGCCAAAAACCCCTGGGAATGCAAGCTGGCATCGCGACAACTCCCCTACAAGAATTGCTAATGTAAAGAAAACCGCAAGATCGCATCATACGCTGCGTGACTGCGGCTTGTAAAGCAAATTTGATGATTCCCAGACCAATCTAAATGACGGTGGACTAATTTCATTTAACGGGGGAATAAGATTCACTTGGGATTTTTACGGCTCTGTATTTGTTACATTATTGTGACACCAAAATCCTGGGATTTACAGTAAAATATGGCTGTTGAGGGGAATTGGCGGGAACTTTTACTTCTAGTGCCACGTCAAATTTAAGCAGACTATTGTCACTCAGCTCCTTAAACTGTTTGTTGACGGGATGCTTTTTTACCGTGCGTCGGCACAAAATGGATTTTTTTGCCTAACTTTTCGACCCGCGGTGAGTGCTTTGGCAAATTACAGCCAGTTAGTGCCACAATAGCCGTAAATCTTTCCCGCTTTTTGCCCATCGCCAACGCTACTTTTGCATTGAGGGAGTTCACTTATGCGAGTTACAGGCCATCTTGTCCGGCAATGTTCGCGGCAGTTGTGGGTGAGGTTTCTTTTAGCCACCGCTCTGGTTGCAATGATGTTGCCCATCGCCAAGGCTCAAGAAGCAGACAATCCGGCAACCACAAAATCCGGTAACGCCACGTCAGCCAATTCGCAAAATGAGCAGAACACCCCTAAGCTGCGTGAATTCAAACTTTCCGCCGAGATAAGCCAGAAATTCCAGGATCGAGATTACGCCGCCGCTATTCAACTTATCGACGCAGCCCTGGCCCAGGCAGAGGCCGCTCCAGCCGCTCCCCCCGCCGCGGCTGATCAAGCTACTCCTCCCGCGGCGGCGGATACCGCCGCCACGATGCAGCGTGATTACTTGCTTTTTATGAAAGCGCGCGCGCTGCACCTCAGTGAAAAATACGCGGACGCTGTTACAGTGCTGGATAACCTGATCAAGGATTTTCCGCGCAGCCCCTGGGCACAGCGGGCCCGCTTTGCCAAAGGGGCAGCCTTTGCGCGGCAGGGGGACTTTTTGAACGCCGAAAAAATTTATCGGCTCGAGGCGCAGCGGCTGCTCTCCCTCGACCGCAAACAAGAGATCGCTGATATTTACCTGGAATTTGCCCACGCTTATTTTCAACCCAAGGATGAAATTGCCCAACAACCCAATTATCAAAAGGCGCTGGAGTTTTATCAGCAGGCATTGCTGGTCGGTCCACAACCCGAGACTGTGGCACTTTTGGAATTGCGCATCGCGCGTTGCTATCAGTTGCTGGCCAATTTGCCCGAAGCGATCAATCATTACCAGGCATTTTTGCAAAAGCATGGCAGCGGCGAACAGCGCCCCGCGGCAAAAATGACCCCCGCCCAGCGGGACCGCGATATCGAAGCCCGCTATCGCCTGGGCGAGGCGCACTTGGCCAGTGGCCAACCGGTGGAGGCCCGCCGCGTATGGCAGGATTTGCTGGCCATTTACCCCGGTGATAAGCACGAACTATTGCCGTTGGCGGCATTTACCCTCGCGCAGACTTTTGGCATTCCCAATCCCAGCGGCAAGGAAGATCTAGAATTGGGTGTTGCAGCCTTGGAAAAATTTATTAAGCAATACCCCACCCATGCCAAAGCTCCCGCCGCGCATCTGCAAATTGCCAATAGTTATCTAAATCAAGGCCGGTCCCCGGACGCGCAGCGTGTTTTGGAAAAGTTTTTGGCGGATAAGCAGTACGAAGGCAAAGAAGAATTAGCCGACGCGCGCAAACTTCTTGGCCAGGCGCTGGCTTCGCAAAAGCTATTCGCACAGGCCCTGGCAGCGTGGCGGGATTATCTGGCCAAGCATTCGGCCCATGCCGCCTGGCAGGAAGTGCAGCAAAACATTATTAACACCGAATTTTTGATCGCGCAAGAGGATTTTAACGCAAAGAAGCATGATAGCGCGCGGCAGTTGTGGAACGAGTTTTTAGCCAAGTATCCGTTGGATTCCCGCATTCCGCTGATCATGCTGCGATTTGGGCAAATGCACCAAGAGGACCACCAGTGGGAACAGGCGATCACCGAATGGCGCAAACTGGTCAGTAAATACCCCCAATCGGAAGAAGCCTCGCAGGCGCAACTACAGATCGCGATCATTACCGAGACCAAGCTTAAAAAGCTGGAACGCGCGCTTGAGGAATATAAAAAAGTGACCTGGGGAAGCGCCGTCAATCAGGCTAAATATGCCCTAGCGCGGCTGACGTCCAAATTCTTGCAAGTCGCCACCGCGCGGATTTACCGCACGACCGAAAGCCCGCGCGTCATGCTGCAAACCCGCAATATCCCGCAAATCACGGTTCGTTGCTACCGGATCGATCTGGAAACTTACTTCCGCAAGATGCATCTGATTGGCGGTATCGAGGGGCTGGATATCGCGCTGATCGATCCTGACAAAACGTTTGAATTTAATATTCCCGATTACGCCCAATATGAGTTACGGCAAAACGAGGTGGAGGTCCCCCTGCCGTCGCTGGACAATGCCGCGAAAGACGCCGCGCAGGGGGGGGTGGCCGGGGCGATGGCCGTGACCATTAGCAGCCCCACGCTGGAGGCGACCACGCTGGTCCTGCAAAGCGACCTGGACATCATTGTCAAAAGCAGCCGCGACGAAGTGCTGGTTTTTGCCCAAAATATGCGCACGGGCAAACCGTGGCCAAAAGCCAAAGTCCTGCTAAGCAACGGGCAGACCGTGTTTGCCGAAGGGACCACCGACGACGAGGGGATTTTCCGGGGTCAGTTTAATCAACTGGCCGAGGCGAACTTGGTCCGCGCATTTGTCACCAGCGGACCGCATACCGCGTCCAATGCCATCAATTTACAAGGGCTGGAAGTGGGCCGCTCGCTGACGGATATTGGCTACATCTATTCAGACCGGCCCGCGTACCGCGCTGGTCAGGTGGTGCATATTCGGGGGGTCATTCGCCACGCGGCCAATGACGAATACCAAGTCCCCACGGATAAAAAGTGCAAGATCGAAGTCTTTGACCCGCGCAATCGTCCTATTTGGACCGAGGAAGTGCAATTGAGCAAATTTGGCGGTTTACGGGGGCTTTTTACACTCCCTGCCACCAGTCCCAGCGGGGAATATCGCATCCTGGTGACCGACGTGGATAAGCGCGTCTTTCCCGGCGTCTTTCGAGTGCGCGACTACAAGATCGAGCCGATTCAACTACTAGTCGAGACCGACCGTCGCATCTTTTATCGGGGAGAGGAAATCACCGGTAAACTCGTCGCCCGTTACTATTACGGGGCACCGGTTGTGGGCAAGGAATTGCGCTATCAACTGGCCAATGGCAAAGTGGTCACCGGTCGCACCAACGACAGCGGTGAAGTCCCCTTTACGTTCCCGACCCGTGATTTTCGCGAGTCCCAGGTCCTGCCGCTGCAGGTCAGCCTGCCCGAACGGAACATCGCCATCACCCAAAACTTCTTCCTGTCGAACACCGGCTTTTCCGTGGCGGTCACCACGACGCGCCCCGATTTTATCGGCGGTGAAACCTGGGAAGCCACGATCAAGGCCTTGGATGCCGAAAATAAGCCCCTCGCCCAAGAGTTGACCCTGCGAGTTTTGAAACAAACCGTGGTCAACGGGATTGTCGGCGAACAGGAAATCAGCCAGCACAAGGTTAAAACCGATGCCGCGACAGGCATCGCCCGCCAGACGCTCAAACTGGACGATGGCGGCACGTACATCCTACGGGCGGAGGGGACGGACCGCTTTGATAACACGATCAGCGGGCAGGGGGCCGTAACGATATCCGATGAATCCGACACCACTCGGCTGCGGATTTTGGCCGATAAGCACACATTGGAGGTGGGAGAGCAAGCCAGCGTGCAGATCCACTGGCGGGACGAACCGGTGCTGGCGTTAGTGACGTTTGACGGGGCCAAGATTTTGGACCATCGGTTGGTTGAGCTAAAAACCGGCGTGAATCAGTTTCCCTTGCCCTTGACGGCCAAGTTGGCTCCAAATTTTGAACTGGCCGTCGCTGTGATGCACGACTTGCCGGACGAAGAAGCAACCGCGTTGGAGACTGACGAAGCCAGCCCCGCCGCCAAAGAGGCGGTAAAAGCTGCCGCCGGTGCCGTCCCGCTCCCCGCTAAAAAACCCAAGCTGGTGCGGCGCTTTCATGAGGCCCGCAATGCCTTTGACGTGCAGCGTAAATTACGGGTGTCATTGGAAACCCAGCGCAAAGGGAACGCCATGGGGCCAATTCGTCCCGGCGAGGAGGTCGAACTGGTCATCAAAACCACCGACGCCCTCGGAAATCCGCTGGCGGCGGAACTCAGCCTGGGCATGATCGAAAAGTCGCTGTTGGACCAATTTGCCATGCCCATGGGGCCAATCGTGGAGGCATTTGGCGGGGCGCGGCGGACATCGGCTTTTCGCACGGGTTCCAGTATTCAGTTTCGGTATCGTCCCGCCACACGGGCGATCAACCGGCAACTGTTGGCCGAAGTGGAGCGGCGGGAACTAGCCGCTGAAGAAGAAGCCCGCCGCGCGGCGGGGGTGCCGTTTGACGCAATTTTGACCTGGAGTGCCGATGAGAGGAACGTCGATTTGAGCGAATTAGGCGCGATTCGCGATACGAATAGTGAAACAGCTCTTGAAAGCCGCGGAGACCCGTTTGGTTATTACAGTGGGGGTGAAGTCCCACAAAACCAGCAATTGCAGCAATCGGCAAACGCGGAATCTAATGGCACTTCTGGCTTTAATTTTCATGTCGGTCCGTATCGAGGATGGACTGCGGGAGGTGCAGGCGGCGGACAGCCGGCTCAGGGCGGAAGCCAAAACCAGGTATCTATTCAGGAATTTAGCTCTCTCGCCGCGAACTCCGCTCCGCGGGGAGGTGCGGCAACTCAGGAAGATTTTGATAGCTTAGTCAACAACATTGTCACAAGAACAATCCCCCCAGATACAGATCATCAAACGGCAAACGCATCCGATTGGAGCGAATTAAGCTTTAATCAGGATCTCCCCGCCATTTATGACGGCTCCAACCGGGGCAAA
This genomic window contains:
- a CDS encoding MG2 domain-containing protein, producing MMLPIAKAQEADNPATTKSGNATSANSQNEQNTPKLREFKLSAEISQKFQDRDYAAAIQLIDAALAQAEAAPAAPPAAADQATPPAAADTAATMQRDYLLFMKARALHLSEKYADAVTVLDNLIKDFPRSPWAQRARFAKGAAFARQGDFLNAEKIYRLEAQRLLSLDRKQEIADIYLEFAHAYFQPKDEIAQQPNYQKALEFYQQALLVGPQPETVALLELRIARCYQLLANLPEAINHYQAFLQKHGSGEQRPAAKMTPAQRDRDIEARYRLGEAHLASGQPVEARRVWQDLLAIYPGDKHELLPLAAFTLAQTFGIPNPSGKEDLELGVAALEKFIKQYPTHAKAPAAHLQIANSYLNQGRSPDAQRVLEKFLADKQYEGKEELADARKLLGQALASQKLFAQALAAWRDYLAKHSAHAAWQEVQQNIINTEFLIAQEDFNAKKHDSARQLWNEFLAKYPLDSRIPLIMLRFGQMHQEDHQWEQAITEWRKLVSKYPQSEEASQAQLQIAIITETKLKKLERALEEYKKVTWGSAVNQAKYALARLTSKFLQVATARIYRTTESPRVMLQTRNIPQITVRCYRIDLETYFRKMHLIGGIEGLDIALIDPDKTFEFNIPDYAQYELRQNEVEVPLPSLDNAAKDAAQGGVAGAMAVTISSPTLEATTLVLQSDLDIIVKSSRDEVLVFAQNMRTGKPWPKAKVLLSNGQTVFAEGTTDDEGIFRGQFNQLAEANLVRAFVTSGPHTASNAINLQGLEVGRSLTDIGYIYSDRPAYRAGQVVHIRGVIRHAANDEYQVPTDKKCKIEVFDPRNRPIWTEEVQLSKFGGLRGLFTLPATSPSGEYRILVTDVDKRVFPGVFRVRDYKIEPIQLLVETDRRIFYRGEEITGKLVARYYYGAPVVGKELRYQLANGKVVTGRTNDSGEVPFTFPTRDFRESQVLPLQVSLPERNIAITQNFFLSNTGFSVAVTTTRPDFIGGETWEATIKALDAENKPLAQELTLRVLKQTVVNGIVGEQEISQHKVKTDAATGIARQTLKLDDGGTYILRAEGTDRFDNTISGQGAVTISDESDTTRLRILADKHTLEVGEQASVQIHWRDEPVLALVTFDGAKILDHRLVELKTGVNQFPLPLTAKLAPNFELAVAVMHDLPDEEATALETDEASPAAKEAVKAAAGAVPLPAKKPKLVRRFHEARNAFDVQRKLRVSLETQRKGNAMGPIRPGEEVELVIKTTDALGNPLAAELSLGMIEKSLLDQFAMPMGPIVEAFGGARRTSAFRTGSSIQFRYRPATRAINRQLLAEVERRELAAEEEARRAAGVPFDAILTWSADERNVDLSELGAIRDTNSETALESRGDPFGYYSGGEVPQNQQLQQSANAESNGTSGFNFHVGPYRGWTAGGAGGGQPAQGGSQNQVSIQEFSSLAANSAPRGGAATQEDFDSLVNNIVTRTIPPDTDHQTANASDWSELSFNQDLPAIYDGSNRGKALSETNTANFYNNIRMGNRDLMMCNPSTGEQWNLNISNSLGKNFTVAMVDELCRKVAAGGNLVMNSSGSQETGYWNPQILTDENGLARLTITMPDQATAWSLTARGVTLETLAGEATAELTVKKDLFGELKLPAAFTDGDEVDVLAVVHNDAVEKGDLTVTLRTIIGGKLTEERKTLAVMAKGIHEVPFRIKLQRPVNPPLSAKAAEAPADKLPMNDAQPDANAEKQPDTPKTDTSKIENAKPDAAKAEAAKTDATQEPTDPLANVLVAFELTINAPVADNVPPQADNPPANQPQVAELTDTLRRVVPLLPYGVTLSSASGTTASGDTSLWVEPPAGITLRNPHLQVILGPSVERGLLDILFGTPVSCHLDVLRSASSMEIATSDLLAALALQKLYNKTRDAGSPQLQAIDARIRSCISQLISAQGDDASWSWSGQTGPGHLFTTARVYWALTLARQAGYLISDQTLEATRNYLQSQQTNLAETDYETKAVILHALSVAGQGDFAVANRLHRNKAALSPTALVYTALAFAEMQRIPVANELLTAIPNEAALVDLPTRRGTPRDILTWNCSGAELRALQALAWSKIAPEDKKLGELVDWLMANRSGHRWNPEKATGPAALAVCDWFAKRQFENEKYTLKVFVNDFLIQELTIDQTTETAILDVPRRLLKPGKQHIQLQLTGRGRFTAQAVLAGFVPANELQNTTKNWLVRRTYEPAPRELNGREVPRGFDVLQGTYSTFRNPLTQLPVGQKGHILLEVHRQNLVPDQPAEQLEYLVVTEPLPSGVSVFETSLQGGFERYEISPGAITFYIGNRRDIGTIQFDVHGYLAGEYRAAPTLVRNSYQLDQLAVGPEKTLTVLPLGAASRDEYRFTPRELLEYGRHFAAEGNYAVAQPHLTELFSKWNLNPDTFRETVKLLFAAHLKLGPPGDVVRYFELIRERYPDEDVSFEQILQVAAAYEKLGEYERCFMLYRATVEASFMRENGVAGFLENQGEFLRSVEVMQRLLAEYPPEPYVAATQYALAQRVYSYAPRAADDPKLREKKINRVTLIQQALGMLDNFLTMHPNDPAADQAAFSLSNALLELQAYSELITRATQYAGRYPQSDFLDSFWYLVAYGHFAKHEHQAAIKMAKKVAETKRIDKATGKEIESPNKWQAIYILGQVYHSLGQAGEAVAQYLQVEDRFADAKQAIVYFTRKEIKLPEVTTLKPAEPVQVELAYRNIPAVDLKVYKIDLMKFSLLKRNLAGITQINLAGIQPSHAETLELGDGKDYRDLTRQLQLPLKEEGAYLVVCRGENLHASGLVLISPLVVDVQEEAGAGRVRVTVKNRVTDEYVNQVQTKVIGSRNADFVSGESDLRGVFIADNIAGTSTVIAQASDGRYAFFRGTTELGPPPAQPNQAEAAPAADPAAQPPGSAPGKDGLLIEQLQRGNEMLQQRQKEVLDNNYKAPAPAAVKAGKAF